From the genome of Aricia agestis chromosome 9, ilAriAges1.1, whole genome shotgun sequence, one region includes:
- the LOC121730751 gene encoding polyadenylate-binding protein 1A: MNPGPPNYPMASLYVGDLHSDITEAMLFEKFSTAGPVLSIRVCRDMITRRSLGYAYVNFQQPADAERALDTMNFDIIKGRPIRIMWSQRDPSLRKSGVGNVFIKNLDKTIDNKAMYDTFSAFGNILSCKVAQDENGASKGYGFVHFETEEAANKSIDKVNGMLLNGKKVYVGRFIPRKEREKELGEKAKLFTNVYVKNFGEDFSDEMLKEMFEKYGRITSHKVMYKDDGASRGFGFVAFEDPDAAERACIELNGKELVEGKPLYVGRAQKKAERQKELKRKFEQLKSERLTRYQGVNLYVKNLDDTIDDEKLRKEFAPFGTITSAKVMLEDGRSKGFGFVCFSSPEEATKAVTEMNGRIVGTKPLYVALAQRKEDRKAHLTSQYMQRMASMRMQQMGQIFQPGGAGGYFVPTIPPAQRFYGPAQMTQIRPTPRWTAQPPVRPSNQTAASAYPNMQAPFRPAPRGPTQTALRTSLGARPITGQQGVATAGSIRAPLVPSGRPAGYKYTSNMRNPPAPQPAVHIQGQEPLTASMLAAAPLQEQKQMLGERLFPLIQRMHPELAGKITGMLLEIDNSELLHMLEHGESLKAKVDEAVAVLQAHQAKQQATKKD; the protein is encoded by the exons ATGAATCCTGGACCACCAAACTATCCAATGGCATCTCTTTATGTCGGAGATTTGCACTCTGATATAACTGAAGCCATGTTGTTCGAGAAATTCTCAACAGCGGGCCCTGTACTATCAATTAGAGTATGCCGTGATATGATAACACGTAGATCACTTGGATACGCTTATGTGAACTTCCAACAGCCTGCTGATG CTGAGAGGGCATTGGATACCATGAATTTTGACATTATAAAAGGCAGACCGATAAGAATTATGTGGTCTCAGCGTGATCCATCGCTTCGAAAGTCTGGAGTtggaaatgtttttattaaaaaccttGACAAAACAATTGACAACAAAGCAATGTATGATACATTTTCTGCTTTCGGCAATATTCTGAGCTGTAAGGTTGCCCAAGACGAAAATGGAGCCTCAAAAGGTTATGGTTTTGTCCACTTCGAGACTGAAGAAGCAGCTAATAAGTCTATTGACAAAGTTAATGGTATGTTACTGAATGGTAAAAAGGTCTATGTAGGAAGGTTCATTCCCCGTAAAGAACGTGAAAAGGAATTAGGAGAAAAGGCAAAACTTTTCACCAATGTGTATGTCAAAAATTTTGGTGAAGATTTCTCTGATGAGATGCTTAAAGAAATGTTTGAGAAATATGGACGTATAACAAGTCATAAAGTTATGTACAAGGATGATGGCGCCTCTAGAGGATTCGGTTTTGTTGCATTTGAAGATCCTGATGCTGCTGAAAGAGCTTGTATAGAACTTAATGGCAAAGAATTGGTGGAAGGGAAACCTTTATATGTAGGACGTGCTCAAAAAAAAGCAGAACGTCAAAAAGAGCTTAAGCGTAAATTTGAGCAACTGAAGTCTGAACGTTTGACTCGCTATCAAGGCGTTAACTTGTATGTGAAGAATTTGGATGACACAATTGACGACGAAAAACTGCGTAAAGAATTTGCTCCATTTGGCACTATAACTTCTGCTAAG GTGATGCTTGAAGATGGCCGCAGCAAAGGATTTGGATTTGTTTGCTTTTCATCTCCTGAAGAAGCCACTAAAGCAGTAACTGAGATGAATGGCAGAATCGTTGGTACTAAGCCGTTATATGTTGCACTTGCACAACGTAAGGAAGATAGAAAAGCACATCTGACATCCCAATATATGCAACGTATGGCAAGTATGAGGATGCAACAAATGGGTCAGATATTCCAACCTGGTGGTGCTGGTGGGTACTTCGTACCTACAATACCACCAGCTCAAAGATTCTATGGACCAGCTCAAATGACCCAAATACGTCCAACACCACGCTGGACGGCACAGCCACCAGTTAGGCCTAGCAATCAAACAGCAGCGTCTGCTTATCCCAACATGCAAGCACCATTCCGTCCAGCTCCAAGGGGACCTACTCAAACAGCTCTGCGTACGTCTCTTGGAGCTAGGCCAATCACAGGTCAACAAGGCGTTGCTACGGCTGGCTCAATTCGTGCTCCACTGGTGCCTAGTGGTCGTCCAGCTGGCTATAAATATACTTCAAACATGCGCAATCCACCAGCACCACAACCAGCAGTTCACATTCAAGGACAGGAGCCCCTCACTGCTAGTATGTTAGCGGCGGCTCCCTTACAGGAACAGAAACAGATGTTAGGTGAACGTCTCTTCCCACTCATCCAGAGAATGCATCCAGAACTCGCAGGAAAAATAACTGGTATGCTTCTAGAGATTGACAACTCTGAGCTGCTTCACATGTTGGAGCATGGAGAGTCTTTGAAGGCTAAGGTAGATGAAGCTGTTGCTGTTTTGCAAGCTCACCAAGCTAAACAGCAGGCTACTAAGAAAGATTAA